A genomic region of Micromonospora sp. NBRC 110009 contains the following coding sequences:
- a CDS encoding ATP-binding protein, giving the protein MSAQCDRCGRTAADGDRFCGGCGAELGAVCPHCLRPLAADVAFCTSCGSPRSGARQPVAAPQEDRRRVSVLFVDLIDFTPYVERADPEQVRGMQTGFFSAARRVVGQYGGVVEKYIGDAVMALFGAPVATETDALRCVRAGLELQRVLTRFAPSGHDELRFRVGVATGEALVDVAAARDGGQAIVAGDVVNTASRMQSVSPPGGVLVCGATHALTKDAIRYEEQPPVTLRGRSTPTEVWLALAPVRRQPTDREPDTTPLIDREHELGLLVNALHRSLRDRLPQVVTVFGRAGLGKSRLVRELHRHAERLVDEPLTWRTGRCPPFGENVTFAALADIVKTEAGILDTDPASTAAQRLTSAVTELVGPAERDRIVDALRPLVGLTGAALPAEEAESAWRRFLLAVAARRPTVLVFEDLHWADDAMLRFVELLGAAARDVPLLLLCTARPELVDRDPTWAGTITGSVTITLPPLRDTGIASLYAHMFGQAAFPAEMLTPLVEVAGGNPLYAHEYVRMLIEQGALRQSGRGWSLEKHLDLPMPESVHAVIANRVDLLDAKDRSVLLAASVVGVQFWPGAVAAALGQPVESVERALRRLEQRDFVHEQAASTMAGQPEYRFRHVLVRDVCYQRLPRTERVARHERTADWLDTLSQSRDTDLAEVLAHHRWAAHEIARTLGMDTQRYAAPARAALHRAARRAYALHGLDAAAAHAGRALGLADDSDPVGRLQLELLSTEISFYRDGNGFLSGGGPEQLHAIADRLLAHGDDACAARAWTLLGQAAWLRADRGAAVACLDRAVALFEPLPDSAQKADAHAELGRLHMLNYERDAAVVAAETAAGIGARLGLAEVNVNARITAATARYQAGDRSGLDELHALVESSRSLQLLALPRALQNLAFAVREEGDWLRSDALLSTAPAAKGSGQTLATSYSGEAMRAYFDGEFARLITAADAFVDTPTGGWDMQVRGLRSCLLVLRGHPVPPAPRPAPHQRDDATLGTPRHRDDVAAALDSARRSGFHRPHWTMLGMAALCRALQGRAAEAGELVDELADSWSAVPALASGEWIAAAAYAAALSGRDAAVRVRAMLDRLPHRTPWSEAALRTVTGALAAADGDHRRAGELHLAGAEIYGRIPDVTDRMLALALAAAELDLAGEPSAGPLAEVRAFAERNDAPGLLALAGHPVPDTGPAVAC; this is encoded by the coding sequence ATCTCCGCGCAGTGTGACCGTTGTGGACGTACCGCCGCCGACGGCGACCGCTTCTGCGGTGGCTGCGGGGCGGAGCTGGGCGCGGTCTGCCCGCACTGCCTGCGCCCGCTCGCCGCCGACGTGGCCTTCTGCACCTCGTGCGGGTCGCCCCGCTCCGGGGCCAGGCAGCCGGTGGCGGCGCCGCAGGAGGACCGCCGCCGGGTCAGCGTGCTCTTCGTCGACCTCATCGACTTCACCCCGTACGTGGAGCGGGCCGACCCGGAGCAGGTCCGGGGCATGCAGACCGGCTTCTTCTCCGCCGCCAGGCGGGTGGTCGGGCAGTACGGCGGGGTGGTCGAGAAGTACATCGGCGACGCGGTGATGGCGCTCTTCGGCGCCCCGGTGGCCACCGAGACCGACGCGCTGCGCTGCGTACGGGCCGGCCTGGAGCTGCAACGGGTGCTCACCCGGTTCGCCCCGAGCGGCCACGACGAGCTGCGCTTCCGGGTGGGCGTGGCGACCGGCGAGGCGCTGGTCGACGTGGCCGCCGCCCGGGACGGGGGGCAGGCGATCGTGGCCGGCGACGTGGTCAACACCGCGTCCCGGATGCAGTCGGTGTCCCCGCCCGGCGGGGTGCTGGTCTGCGGCGCCACCCACGCGCTGACCAAGGACGCCATCCGCTACGAGGAGCAGCCGCCGGTCACCCTGCGCGGGCGCTCCACCCCCACCGAGGTCTGGCTCGCCCTGGCCCCGGTACGCCGGCAGCCCACCGACCGGGAGCCGGACACCACCCCGCTGATCGACCGGGAGCACGAGCTGGGCCTGCTGGTCAACGCCCTGCACCGGTCGCTGCGGGACCGGCTGCCGCAGGTGGTGACCGTGTTCGGCCGGGCCGGCCTGGGCAAGAGCCGGCTGGTCCGGGAGCTGCACCGGCACGCCGAGCGGCTGGTCGACGAGCCGCTGACCTGGCGTACCGGGCGGTGCCCGCCGTTCGGGGAGAACGTCACCTTCGCCGCGCTGGCCGACATCGTGAAGACCGAGGCCGGCATCCTCGACACCGACCCGGCGTCCACCGCGGCGCAGCGGCTCACCTCCGCGGTCACCGAACTGGTCGGCCCGGCCGAGCGGGACCGGATCGTCGACGCGCTGCGCCCGCTGGTCGGGCTGACCGGCGCCGCGCTGCCCGCCGAGGAGGCCGAGTCGGCGTGGCGGCGGTTCCTGCTCGCGGTCGCCGCCCGGCGCCCCACCGTGCTGGTCTTCGAGGACCTGCACTGGGCCGACGACGCCATGCTGCGCTTCGTCGAGCTGCTCGGCGCCGCCGCCCGCGACGTGCCGCTGCTGCTGCTCTGCACCGCCCGGCCGGAACTGGTCGACCGCGACCCGACCTGGGCGGGGACGATCACCGGCTCGGTGACGATCACGCTGCCCCCGCTGCGGGACACCGGCATCGCCTCGCTCTACGCGCACATGTTCGGCCAGGCCGCGTTCCCCGCCGAGATGCTCACCCCGCTGGTGGAGGTGGCCGGCGGCAACCCGCTCTACGCCCACGAGTACGTCCGGATGCTCATCGAGCAGGGCGCGCTGCGCCAGTCGGGGCGCGGCTGGTCGCTGGAGAAGCACCTCGACCTGCCGATGCCGGAGAGCGTGCACGCGGTGATCGCCAACCGGGTCGACCTGCTCGACGCCAAGGACCGGAGCGTGCTGCTGGCCGCGTCGGTGGTGGGCGTGCAGTTCTGGCCGGGCGCGGTGGCCGCCGCGCTGGGCCAGCCGGTCGAGTCGGTGGAGCGGGCCCTGCGCCGGCTGGAGCAGCGCGACTTCGTGCACGAGCAGGCGGCCTCCACGATGGCCGGGCAGCCGGAGTACCGGTTCCGGCACGTGCTGGTCCGGGACGTCTGCTACCAGCGGCTGCCGCGTACCGAGCGGGTGGCCCGGCACGAGCGGACGGCGGACTGGCTGGACACGCTGTCGCAGAGCCGGGACACCGACCTGGCCGAGGTGCTGGCGCACCACCGGTGGGCGGCCCACGAGATCGCCCGGACGCTGGGCATGGACACCCAGCGGTACGCCGCTCCGGCGCGGGCCGCGCTGCACCGGGCGGCCCGCCGGGCGTACGCCCTGCACGGGCTGGACGCGGCGGCCGCGCACGCCGGCCGGGCGCTGGGCCTGGCCGACGACAGCGACCCGGTCGGCCGGCTGCAACTGGAGCTGCTGAGCACGGAGATCTCGTTCTACCGGGACGGCAACGGGTTCCTCTCCGGCGGCGGGCCGGAGCAGCTGCACGCGATCGCCGACCGGCTGCTCGCGCACGGCGACGACGCCTGCGCCGCCCGGGCCTGGACCCTGCTCGGCCAGGCGGCCTGGCTGCGCGCCGACCGCGGCGCGGCGGTGGCCTGCCTGGACCGGGCGGTGGCGCTCTTCGAGCCGCTGCCGGACAGCGCGCAGAAGGCGGACGCGCACGCCGAGCTGGGCCGGCTGCACATGCTCAACTACGAGCGGGACGCGGCGGTGGTCGCGGCGGAGACGGCGGCCGGGATCGGCGCCCGGCTGGGCCTGGCCGAGGTGAACGTCAACGCCCGGATCACCGCGGCCACCGCGCGCTACCAGGCGGGCGACCGGTCCGGCCTGGACGAGCTGCACGCGCTGGTCGAGTCGAGCCGGTCCCTGCAGCTGCTCGCGCTGCCCCGGGCGCTGCAGAACCTGGCGTTCGCGGTCCGCGAGGAGGGCGACTGGCTGCGCTCGGACGCGCTGCTGTCCACCGCGCCCGCGGCCAAGGGCAGCGGCCAGACCCTGGCCACCAGCTACTCCGGGGAGGCGATGCGGGCGTACTTCGACGGGGAGTTCGCCCGGTTGATCACCGCCGCCGACGCGTTCGTGGACACCCCGACCGGTGGCTGGGACATGCAGGTCCGCGGCCTGCGCTCGTGCCTGCTGGTGCTGCGCGGGCACCCGGTGCCGCCGGCACCCCGGCCGGCCCCCCACCAGCGCGACGACGCCACCCTGGGGACGCCCCGGCACCGGGACGACGTGGCCGCCGCGCTGGACAGCGCCCGGCGCAGCGGGTTCCACCGGCCGCACTGGACCATGCTCGGCATGGCCGCGCTCTGCCGGGCGCTGCAGGGCCGGGCGGCGGAGGCCGGGGAACTGGTCGACGAGCTGGCGGACTCGTGGTCGGCGGTGCCGGCGCTGGCCAGCGGCGAGTGGATCGCCGCCGCGGCGTACGCCGCCGCGCTGTCCGGCCGGGACGCCGCGGTGCGGGTCCGCGCCATGCTGGATCGGCTCCCCCACCGGACGCCCTGGTCGGAGGCGGCGTTGCGGACCGTGACCGGGGCCCTCGCGGCGGCGGACGGCGACCACCGGCGCGCGGGTGAGCTGCACCTGGCCGGCGCGGAGATCTACGGCCGGATCCCGGACGTGACCGACCGGATGCTGGCCCTCGCCCTGGCGGCGGCCGAGCTGGACCTGGCCGGGGAACCATCGGCCGGGCCGCTGGCCGAGGTGCGCGCGTTCGCCGAGCGCAACGACGCCCCGGGCCTGCTGGCGCTGGCCGGGCACCCTGTGCCCGACACCGGCCCCGCCGTCGCCTGCTGA
- a CDS encoding Crp/Fnr family transcriptional regulator, translating to MEVRLPEPGDALTGVDMFAGLEPEVRQRVIAAAVPRTYRKGQLLFVENDPGESLIVLRRGAVAVFRTAPTGERAVLSVIRPPDVLGEVSLLDASTRSASAEAIEDCTALALSRPAFMELVHSNPRILDAVMRSLGGLIRRLTEQNADHVFLDLPGRVAKTLVRLAGESQAPMITIELNQSQLAEMAGGSRQSVNQAIGSFASRGWLRTEGRRIVVTDVAALRRRAGMNDR from the coding sequence GTGGAGGTTCGCCTGCCGGAGCCGGGTGACGCGCTCACGGGCGTGGACATGTTCGCCGGGCTGGAGCCGGAGGTGCGGCAGCGGGTCATCGCCGCGGCCGTGCCGCGTACGTACCGCAAGGGTCAGCTGCTCTTTGTGGAGAACGACCCCGGCGAGTCGCTGATCGTGCTGCGTCGCGGCGCGGTGGCCGTGTTCCGCACCGCGCCGACCGGCGAGCGGGCCGTGCTGTCGGTGATCCGGCCGCCGGACGTGCTGGGCGAGGTCTCCCTGCTGGACGCCTCGACCCGGTCGGCGTCCGCCGAGGCGATCGAGGACTGCACCGCACTGGCGCTGTCCCGCCCGGCCTTCATGGAGCTGGTGCACTCCAACCCGCGCATCCTCGACGCGGTGATGCGCTCGCTCGGCGGGCTGATCCGGCGGCTGACCGAGCAGAACGCCGACCACGTCTTCCTCGACCTGCCCGGCCGGGTGGCCAAGACGCTGGTCCGGCTGGCCGGCGAGAGCCAGGCCCCGATGATCACGATCGAGCTCAACCAGAGCCAGCTCGCCGAGATGGCCGGCGGCTCCCGGCAGAGCGTCAACCAGGCGATCGGCTCCTTCGCCAGCCGGGGCTGGCTGCGGACCGAGGGCCGCCGGATCGTGGTCACCGACGTCGCGGCGCTGCGCCGCCGCGCCGGGATGAACGACCGCTGA
- a CDS encoding polyadenylate-specific 3'-exoribonuclease AS: MVYRYFYDCEFIEDGRIVDLVSIGVVDEYGREFYAVSTEFDDSRAVPWVRRNVLDKLPSPADRAWRSRERIRDDLYEFLMEPVRDRPGEQLELWAWYAAYDHVVLAQLWGAMPALPREIPRFTKELRQLWDDRGRPRLPDAEADRHDALVDARHNLARWRAMTGR, encoded by the coding sequence ATGGTCTACCGCTATTTCTACGACTGCGAGTTCATCGAGGACGGCCGGATCGTCGACCTCGTGTCGATCGGCGTCGTCGACGAGTACGGCCGCGAGTTCTACGCGGTCTCCACCGAGTTCGACGACTCCCGGGCCGTGCCCTGGGTGCGCCGCAACGTGCTGGACAAGCTCCCCTCGCCGGCCGATCGGGCCTGGCGGTCCCGGGAGCGGATCCGGGACGACCTCTACGAGTTCCTGATGGAGCCGGTGCGGGACCGGCCGGGCGAGCAGTTGGAGCTCTGGGCCTGGTACGCGGCGTACGACCACGTGGTGCTGGCCCAGCTGTGGGGGGCGATGCCGGCCCTGCCCCGGGAGATCCCCCGGTTCACCAAGGAGCTGCGCCAGCTCTGGGACGACCGGGGCCGACCGCGGCTGCCGGACGCCGAGGCGGACCGGCATGACGCCCTGGTCGACGCCCGGCACAACCTGGCCCGTTGGCGGGCAATGACCGGTCGATGA
- a CDS encoding pyridoxamine 5'-phosphate oxidase family protein, whose product MSHEPIPTADGRRRVTELIRDARACLLTTTAVDGRLVSRPMVLPAAEFDGDLWFFAYADSAKIRQIRVNPQVNVGLFDQRQHAWVSMAGTAQEGWERGRAERLWHPQLETWFPDGPDTPGLTLLKVHAGPAEYWAAGENHQVSY is encoded by the coding sequence ATGAGCCACGAGCCCATCCCCACCGCGGACGGCCGCCGCCGGGTCACCGAGCTGATCCGGGACGCCCGCGCCTGCCTGCTGACCACCACCGCCGTGGACGGGCGGCTGGTCAGCCGGCCGATGGTGCTGCCGGCGGCGGAGTTCGACGGCGACCTCTGGTTCTTCGCCTACGCGGACTCCGCGAAGATCCGGCAGATCCGGGTGAACCCGCAGGTCAACGTGGGCCTCTTCGACCAGCGCCAACACGCCTGGGTGTCGATGGCCGGGACCGCGCAGGAGGGCTGGGAACGGGGGCGCGCCGAGCGGCTGTGGCACCCGCAGCTCGAGACCTGGTTCCCGGACGGGCCGGACACCCCAGGGCTCACCCTGCTCAAGGTCCACGCCGGCCCGGCCGAGTACTGGGCGGCCGGGGAGAACCACCAGGTCAGCTACTGA
- a CDS encoding 6-phosphofructokinase, with amino-acid sequence MRIGVLTGGGDCPGLNAVIRAVVRKGVATYGHEFVGFRDGWKGPLEGLSKPLGIAEVRGILPRGGTILGSSRTNPFKIENGVERIKDNLAAQGVDALIAIGGEDTLGVATKLHELGVHVIGVPKTIDNDLGATDYTFGFDTAVNIAMEAIDRLHTTAESHHRTLVVEVMGRHAGWIALHAGLAGGANVILLPERQFDVEQVAGYVEKRFQHQYAPIVVVAEGATPLEGQMVLHNQELDAFGHVRLGGIGQWLAEQLEAKTGKEARTVVLGHIQRGGTPTAFDRVLATRLGLHAIDAANEGDWGKMVAMQSTDIVRVPLAEATRELKTVPLERYAEAEVFFGS; translated from the coding sequence ATGCGTATCGGCGTGCTCACCGGCGGCGGCGACTGCCCTGGTCTCAATGCGGTGATTCGGGCGGTGGTCCGCAAGGGCGTCGCCACCTACGGTCACGAGTTCGTGGGCTTCCGGGACGGCTGGAAGGGCCCGCTGGAGGGCCTGTCCAAGCCGCTGGGCATCGCGGAGGTCCGCGGCATCCTGCCGCGCGGCGGCACCATCCTCGGCTCGTCCCGGACCAACCCGTTCAAGATCGAGAACGGCGTCGAGCGGATCAAGGACAACCTGGCCGCGCAGGGCGTGGACGCGCTGATCGCGATCGGCGGCGAGGACACCCTCGGCGTCGCCACCAAGCTGCACGAGCTGGGCGTCCACGTGATCGGCGTGCCGAAGACCATCGACAACGACCTCGGCGCCACCGACTACACCTTCGGCTTCGACACCGCGGTCAACATCGCCATGGAGGCGATCGACCGGCTGCACACCACCGCGGAGAGCCACCACCGCACCCTGGTCGTCGAGGTGATGGGCCGGCACGCCGGCTGGATCGCCCTGCACGCCGGCCTCGCCGGCGGCGCCAATGTGATCCTGCTGCCCGAGCGGCAGTTCGACGTCGAGCAGGTGGCCGGCTACGTCGAGAAGCGCTTCCAGCACCAGTACGCCCCGATCGTCGTGGTCGCCGAGGGCGCCACCCCGCTCGAGGGCCAGATGGTCCTGCACAACCAGGAGCTCGACGCGTTCGGCCACGTCCGCCTCGGCGGCATCGGCCAGTGGCTCGCCGAGCAGCTGGAGGCGAAGACCGGCAAGGAGGCCCGCACCGTGGTGCTCGGCCACATCCAGCGCGGCGGCACCCCGACCGCCTTCGACCGGGTGCTCGCCACCCGGCTCGGCCTGCACGCGATCGACGCGGCCAATGAGGGCGACTGGGGCAAGATGGTCGCGATGCAGAGCACGGACATCGTCCGCGTTCCGCTCGCCGAGGCCACCCGGGAGCTGAAGACCGTGCCGCTGGAGCGGTACGCCGAGGCCGAGGTCTTCTTCGGCAGCTGA
- the proC gene encoding pyrroline-5-carboxylate reductase: protein MAPEVHTVAVIGAGKIGELMLSGLLRSGWPVERLIATARRPARAQELTARYGVRVVDNLVAVDEAEVLAISVKPQDAAALLDEIGPKVPADKLVISLCAGLPTSFFNRRLPDGTPVVRVMTNTPALVDEAMSAISAGAHATGAHLALAEEMFKPLGATLRVPESQQDAVTALSGSGPAYFYLLVEAMIDAGILLGLPRQVAHDLIVQTAIGSAVMLRDSGEHPVKLREAVTSPAGTTINAIRELENHGVRAAMLAALEAARDRARELAAQAD, encoded by the coding sequence ATGGCACCCGAGGTGCACACGGTCGCGGTGATCGGCGCGGGCAAGATCGGCGAGCTGATGCTCTCCGGGCTGCTCCGCAGCGGCTGGCCGGTGGAGCGGCTGATCGCCACCGCCCGGCGACCCGCCCGCGCCCAGGAGCTGACCGCCCGGTACGGCGTACGGGTGGTGGACAACCTGGTCGCGGTGGACGAGGCGGAGGTGCTCGCCATCTCGGTCAAGCCGCAGGACGCGGCGGCGCTGCTGGACGAGATCGGCCCCAAGGTGCCGGCCGACAAGCTGGTCATCTCCCTCTGCGCCGGCCTGCCCACCAGCTTCTTCAACCGGCGGCTGCCCGACGGCACCCCGGTGGTCCGGGTGATGACCAACACCCCGGCGCTGGTCGACGAGGCGATGAGCGCCATCTCGGCCGGTGCCCACGCCACCGGCGCGCACCTGGCCCTGGCCGAGGAGATGTTCAAGCCGCTCGGCGCCACCCTCCGGGTGCCCGAGTCCCAGCAGGACGCGGTGACCGCCCTCTCCGGCTCCGGCCCCGCCTACTTCTACCTGCTGGTCGAGGCCATGATCGACGCCGGCATCCTGCTCGGCCTGCCCCGGCAGGTGGCGCACGACCTGATCGTGCAGACCGCGATCGGTTCCGCGGTGATGCTGCGCGACTCCGGCGAGCACCCGGTCAAGCTCCGCGAGGCGGTCACCTCGCCGGCCGGCACCACCATCAACGCCATCCGCGAGCTGGAGAACCACGGCGTACGCGCGGCCATGCTGGCGGCGCTGGAGGCCGCCCGGGACCGGGCCCGCGAGCTGGCCGCCCAGGCCGACTGA
- a CDS encoding DUF2203 domain-containing protein codes for MFTLAQARHLVATLRPRVDELIRLRADLAELRADLADHGVSALGGRAEVKALEARLHAVLEDLYQHDIQVKGIAPVLLDFPGERDGRAVLWCWLEGDDDVRWYHRAECGFAGRRPV; via the coding sequence GTGTTCACTCTCGCCCAGGCGCGACACCTGGTGGCCACCCTGCGCCCGCGCGTCGACGAGCTGATCCGGCTCCGCGCCGACCTGGCCGAGCTCCGGGCCGACCTGGCCGACCACGGGGTCAGCGCGCTCGGCGGCCGGGCCGAGGTGAAGGCGCTCGAGGCGCGGCTGCACGCGGTGCTGGAGGATCTGTACCAGCACGACATCCAGGTCAAGGGCATCGCCCCGGTGCTGCTGGACTTCCCCGGCGAGCGGGACGGGCGCGCGGTGCTCTGGTGCTGGCTGGAGGGGGACGACGACGTGCGCTGGTACCACCGCGCGGAGTGTGGGTTCGCCGGCCGTCGCCCGGTCTGA
- a CDS encoding DUF1775 domain-containing protein, with product MDIAGRSRLLRVSLAAVAGVAAAVLLGAPAMAHVEVEADHPQAGARDVTVTFNGEAESPRAGIRSERVVLPSGISPQDVRLAKAPNGWKLSANPDGFTVAGPALKVGQDAVWAITVAQLPSNATELPFKTLETYSDGNVVRWIEIPQAGQPEPANPAPVLKLQPAAAVPTGASPTPSSAAPAPSSAAPTLTHGPAASANTTVSKGLWIALIAVAVLVAAILASLRWRRRSRR from the coding sequence GTGGATATCGCTGGGCGATCTCGTCTGCTTCGTGTCTCGTTGGCCGCGGTGGCTGGTGTCGCCGCCGCTGTCTTGCTCGGCGCACCCGCCATGGCCCATGTCGAGGTCGAGGCCGACCACCCCCAGGCCGGGGCGCGTGACGTGACGGTCACATTCAATGGCGAGGCGGAGTCCCCCCGCGCCGGCATCAGGTCCGAGCGGGTCGTCCTCCCGTCCGGGATCAGCCCGCAGGACGTGCGACTGGCGAAGGCACCCAATGGGTGGAAGCTGTCCGCCAACCCGGACGGGTTCACCGTGGCCGGGCCGGCGCTGAAGGTCGGGCAGGACGCCGTGTGGGCCATCACGGTCGCGCAGTTGCCGTCGAACGCGACCGAACTGCCGTTCAAGACCCTGGAAACCTACAGCGACGGCAACGTGGTCCGGTGGATTGAGATCCCCCAGGCCGGTCAGCCTGAGCCCGCCAATCCCGCCCCGGTCCTGAAACTCCAACCAGCCGCCGCCGTACCGACCGGCGCTTCACCGACCCCGAGCAGCGCAGCTCCCGCCCCCAGCTCGGCCGCACCGACACTCACCCACGGCCCAGCCGCAAGCGCCAATACGACGGTCAGCAAGGGGTTGTGGATTGCGCTAATCGCGGTCGCCGTCCTGGTGGCCGCGATCCTCGCCTCCCTCCGCTGGCGACGCCGGTCAAGGAGGTAG
- a CDS encoding YcnI family copper-binding membrane protein encodes MNRSLLARAATIAAAVAAITVGVAGPASAHVTVNPKEATQGGYTKVTFRVPNEKDDASTTKIEVNLPVSSPIGSVSLKPMTGWTAKTETSKLATPIKVHDSELTEAVTKITWTADANSAIKPGQFQEFDVSLGPLPETDRLVFKALQTYSDGDVVRWIEEPSGGAEPEHPAPVLKLTKKGEATAAAAPVAVTNTSNDSDQDSNNGTAYGIVGILLGLAGLVAGLLAYRRAAQAR; translated from the coding sequence ATGAACCGGTCCCTGCTCGCGCGAGCGGCCACCATCGCCGCTGCTGTCGCCGCCATCACCGTCGGGGTTGCTGGCCCGGCGTCAGCACACGTCACGGTCAATCCGAAGGAGGCGACGCAGGGCGGCTACACCAAGGTCACCTTCCGGGTGCCGAACGAGAAGGACGACGCCAGCACCACCAAGATCGAGGTGAACCTTCCCGTCAGCTCGCCCATCGGGTCGGTGTCGCTCAAGCCGATGACCGGGTGGACCGCGAAGACCGAGACGTCGAAGCTCGCCACGCCGATCAAGGTCCACGACTCGGAGCTGACCGAGGCGGTCACGAAGATCACCTGGACCGCTGACGCCAACTCCGCGATCAAGCCGGGCCAGTTCCAGGAGTTCGACGTCTCCCTCGGCCCGCTGCCGGAAACCGACCGGCTCGTGTTCAAGGCCCTGCAGACCTACTCCGACGGTGACGTGGTGCGGTGGATCGAGGAGCCGAGCGGCGGCGCTGAGCCTGAACACCCGGCCCCCGTGCTGAAGCTGACGAAGAAGGGCGAGGCCACGGCCGCCGCCGCCCCGGTCGCCGTCACCAACACCAGCAACGACAGCGACCAGGACAGCAACAACGGCACCGCCTACGGCATCGTCGGCATCCTGCTCGGCCTCGCTGGCCTCGTCGCCGGCCTGCTGGCCTACCGCCGCGCCGCACAGGCTCGCTGA
- a CDS encoding NADPH-dependent F420 reductase, with protein MTTVGLIGSGNIGGTLARLAVAAGHDVVLSNSRGPETLKELVDELGPQARAGTAADAAAAGGLVVVTIPLRAYRDVPSGALAGKVVIDTGNYYPERDGRFPELDDESTTTSELLQRHLSQSRVVKGFNNIYFKHLLALARPAGAADRSALPIAGDDADAKLTVTAFLDSVGYDAVDVGPLAEGWRFQRDTAAYAALYSADPANDWERPAPVDAAKLRAALAAARRYADS; from the coding sequence ATGACGACTGTGGGACTGATCGGCAGTGGCAACATCGGCGGCACCCTGGCCCGGCTGGCGGTGGCCGCCGGCCACGACGTGGTACTCAGCAACTCGCGCGGTCCGGAAACCCTCAAGGAACTGGTCGACGAGCTCGGCCCGCAGGCCCGCGCCGGCACCGCGGCGGACGCGGCAGCGGCGGGTGGCCTGGTCGTGGTGACCATTCCGCTGCGCGCCTACCGGGACGTGCCGTCCGGCGCCCTCGCCGGCAAGGTGGTCATCGACACCGGCAACTACTACCCGGAGCGGGACGGCCGCTTCCCGGAGCTGGACGACGAATCGACCACCACCAGCGAGCTGCTCCAGCGGCACCTGTCGCAGTCGCGGGTGGTCAAGGGCTTCAACAACATCTACTTCAAGCACCTGCTCGCCCTGGCCCGACCGGCCGGCGCGGCGGACCGCTCCGCCCTGCCGATCGCCGGCGACGACGCGGACGCCAAGCTCACCGTCACCGCGTTCCTCGACTCGGTCGGCTACGACGCGGTCGACGTCGGCCCGCTGGCCGAGGGGTGGCGGTTCCAGCGCGACACCGCCGCGTACGCCGCGCTCTACTCGGCCGACCCCGCGAACGACTGGGAGCGGCCGGCCCCGGTCGACGCGGCGAAGCTGCGCGCCGCCCTGGCCGCCGCCCGTCGCTACGCCGACAGCTGA
- a CDS encoding SGNH/GDSL hydrolase family protein has product MRRSRLATLVLMLASSLGVTLTLAAPAQAAATDRYVALGDSYASGVGADSYTSESGSCMRSTNAYPALYNANIQPASYRSVACSGATTASVIDSQLAALSSTTTLVSVTVGGNDVGFANIMTTCVLQSESQCVAAVQAAEDKARTELPAKLANVYNGIRSRAPSARVVVVGYPVFYQLGTICVGLSATSRAKINEGINLVDDITRTAATSAGFTFADVRSIFVGHQLCSYGEKWLHALNYLNLTISYHPTAAGQSGGYYPVFRSAAG; this is encoded by the coding sequence GTGCGGAGATCCCGTCTTGCCACCCTCGTCCTGATGCTGGCCTCGTCCCTCGGCGTCACGTTGACGCTGGCCGCCCCCGCCCAGGCCGCCGCCACCGACCGGTACGTCGCACTCGGCGACTCGTACGCCTCGGGCGTCGGCGCCGACAGCTACACCTCGGAGAGCGGGTCCTGCATGCGCAGCACCAACGCGTACCCCGCCCTCTACAACGCCAACATCCAGCCGGCCTCGTACCGCTCGGTGGCCTGCTCCGGCGCGACGACGGCCAGCGTCATCGACAGCCAGCTCGCCGCGCTGTCGTCGACCACCACCCTGGTCAGCGTCACCGTCGGCGGCAACGACGTCGGCTTCGCCAACATCATGACCACCTGCGTGCTCCAGAGTGAGAGCCAGTGCGTGGCCGCCGTGCAGGCCGCCGAGGACAAGGCCCGCACCGAGCTGCCCGCCAAGCTCGCCAACGTCTACAACGGCATCAGGAGCCGCGCCCCGTCGGCGCGGGTGGTGGTCGTCGGCTACCCGGTCTTCTACCAGCTCGGCACCATCTGCGTCGGGCTCAGCGCGACCTCCCGGGCGAAGATCAACGAGGGCATCAACCTGGTCGACGACATCACCCGCACGGCGGCCACCTCGGCCGGCTTCACGTTCGCCGACGTCCGGTCGATCTTCGTCGGCCACCAGCTCTGCAGCTACGGGGAGAAGTGGCTGCACGCGTTGAACTACCTGAACCTCACCATCTCGTACCACCCGACCGCGGCCGGGCAGTCCGGCGGCTACTACCCGGTCTTCCGGTCCGCCGCGGGCTGA